A genomic window from Carassius gibelio isolate Cgi1373 ecotype wild population from Czech Republic chromosome A11, carGib1.2-hapl.c, whole genome shotgun sequence includes:
- the LOC128022817 gene encoding fibroin heavy chain-like translates to MTARVYFSLIVVSSCLFGYLSKTHAIQSQTTVDGLCPARLTVVPSHRGCSSDQDCPGGHKCCQFDSGPVCVLPVFMKPGQCPIPEMIPFCAESCVHDGQCPASQKCCPTTGGFACSEPCSQGRGPASCQGRVIGQGSSIGRVIVQRSSQSQESNIGQGSGLGQGGGLGSGLGQGGGLGQGGGLGSGLGQGGGLGQGGGLGGGLGSGLGQGGGLGSGLGQGGGLGSGLGQGGGLGSGLGQGGGLGQGGGMGSGLGQGGGMGSGLGQGGGLGSGLGQAGGLGRGLGQGGGLGSGLGQGGGLGQGGGLGSGLGQGGGLGQGGGLGQGGGLGQGGGLGQGGGLGSGLGQGGGLGSGLGQGGGLGQGGGLGSGLGQGGGLGQGGGLGQGGGLGQGGGLGQAGGLGSGLGQGGGLGSGLGQGGGLGQGGGLGSGLGQGGGLGQGGGLGGGLGQGGGLGQGGGLGQGGGLGSGLGQGGGLGQGGGLGSGLGQGGGLGQGGGLGQGGGLGQGGGLGSGLGQGGGLGQGGGLGQGGGLGSGLGQGGGLGSGLGQGGGLGSGLGQGGGLGSGLGQGGGLGSGLGQGGGLGSSLGQGGGLGQGGGMGSGLGQGGGLGSGLGQGGGLGQGGGLGSGLGQGGGLGQGGGLGSGLGQGGGLGQGGGMGSGLGQGGGLGQGGGLGQGGGLGSGLGQGGGLGSGLGQGGGLGQGGGLGSGLGQGGGLGQGGGLGQGGGLGQGGGLGQGGGLGQGGGLGQGGGLGSGLGQGGGLGSGLGQGGGLGQGGGLGQGGGLGSGLGQGGGLGSGLGQGGGLGSGLGQGGGLGSGLGQGGGLGSGLGQGGGLGSSLGQGGGLGQGGGMGSGLGQGGGLGSGLGQGGGLGQGGGLGSGLGQGGGLGQGGGLGGGLGQGGGLGQGGGLGQGGGLGQGGGLGGGLGQGGGLGSGLGQGGGLGQGGGLGQGGGMGSGLAQGGDMGSGLGQGGGLGQGGGLGQGGGLGQGGGLGQGGGMGSGLGQGGGLGQGGGLGQGGGMGSGLGQGGGLGQGGGMGSGLGQGGGLGQGGGMGSGLGQGGGLGQGGGLGQGGGMGSGLGQGGGLGQGGGLGQGGGLGSGLGQGGGLGSGLGQGGGMGSGLGLGGGLGFGQGGGLGQGGGLGQGGGLGSGLGQGGGLGSGLGLGGGLGFGQGSGLGKGGGMGSGLGQGGSLGFGQGSGFGQGSGQGRVVGQGSSQGQGSGMESGMVSVVGQGSGKDQRTGQGQASIVGQGNASGRSQAQGSKMGSGQGQGSGMGSGQGRASVFGQGNIVGSSLGQGSGMGSGVGQGSIMGSGQGSGQGQASIAGQGNTVESSLGQGSSMGQASSLGQGSNQVLASVVGQGSGRGQGQGNTVASGQGSGVGGGMGGGLGFGQGSGLGKGGGPGQGGGIGSGLGQGGGMGSGLGQGSGLGLGSGIGSGLGQGGTMGSRLGLGSGQGLGSGLGQGSVMGSGPGLGKGRVIGQGSGQGSGMGQGSGMGSGMVSVVGQGSGKDQRSGQGQASIVGQGNASGRSQGQGSKMGSGQGQGSGMGSGQGQASIFGQGNIVGSSLGQGSGMGSGVGQGSSMGSGQGSGQGQPSIAGQGNTVESSLGQGSNQVLARVVGQGSGQGQGSRVASGQVQGQGNTVASGQGQAGIAGQGNTVASGQFQASVIGQGSGVGSGQGQGSGVESSQGQGSGMGSGVGQGNIVGSGQAGIASQGNTVASGQGQAGIAGQGSTVASGQGQAGIAGQGNYIESRQFQANIIGQGSGLGSGQGSGLGSGQGQGSIAGQGNTIASGQASFAGQGNTMVSGQGQAGIVGQGNTMGSGQGLGSIAGQGNTMASGQGLGSIAGQGHTMASGQGLGSIAGQGNDIESGQFQASFIGQGSGVVRGVGSGQGQGSGVGSGQGQGQGQGSIAGQGNTMASGQAGIAGQGNTMAIGQAGIAGQGNTMASGQGQAGIAGQGNTMAIGQPGIAGQGNTMAIGQAGIVGQESTMGSGQGQGSIAGQGNTMASSQGQAGIASQGNTMASGQGQASVIGQGNIVGSGQGQASIAGQGSGVGSGQGQGRIAGQGSGVGSGQGQGSGVGSGQGQGSGVGSGQGHGNGLGSGQGLGSIAGQGNYIESSQFQASIIGQGSGVGSGHGQASGQGQGSGVASGHGQASGQGQGSGVASGHGQASGQGQGQGSGVASGHGQASGQGQGSGVASGHGQGSIAGQGNYIESSQFQASIIGQGSGVGSGHGQASGQGQGSGVASGHGQASGQGQGQGSGVASGHGQASGQGQGSGVASGHGQGSIAGQGNTMASGQGQAARARQALLAREILWQAARAR, encoded by the exons ATGACAGCTAGAGTGTATTTCTCGTTGATTGTGGTTTCATCCTGTCTGTTTGGATACTTGAGTAAAACTCATGCCATTCAAAGTCAAACCACTG TGGATGGTTTATGTCCTGCGAGGCTGACTGTTGTGCCGTCCCATCGAGGATGTTCTTCTGATCAAGATTGCCCTGGAGGACACAAATGCTGTCAATTTGACAGTGGGCCTGTTTgtgtgctgcctgttttca TGAAACCGGGTCAGTGTCCCATACCAGAGATGATTCCCTTCTGTGCTGAAAGCTGTgtccatgatggccagtgtcctgcctcacagaagtgttgcccaaccaccggtggctttgcatgcagtgaaccaTGTAGTCAGGGACGAGGACCGGCAAGTTGCCAGGGAAGAGTTATTGGTCAGGGAAGTAGTATAGGACGCGTTATTGTCCAGAGAAGCAGCCAGAGCCAGGAAAGCAATATTGGGCAGGGAAGTGGTCTTGGCCAGGGAGGCGGTCTGGGAAGTGGTCTTGGCCAGGGAGGCGGTCTTGGCCAGGGAGGGGGTCTGGGAAGTGGTCTTGGACAGGGAGGCGGTCTTGGCCAGGGAGGCGGTCTGGGAGGCGGTCTGGGAAGCGGACTTGGCCAGGGAGGCGGTCTGGGAAGCGGTCTTGGACAGGGAGGCGGTCTGGGAAGCGGACTTGGCCAGGGAGGCGGTCTGGGAAGCGGTCTTGGACAGGGAGGCGGACTTGGCCAGGGAGGCGGTATGGGAAGCGGACTTGGCCAGGGAGGCGGTATGGGAAGCGGACTTGGCCAGGGAGGCGGTCTGGGAAGCGGTCTTGGACAGGCAGGCGGTCTGGGAAGAGGACTTGGACAGGGAGGCGGTCTGGGAAGCGGTCTTGGACAGGGAGGCGGTCTTGGACAGGGAGGTGGTCTGGGAAGCGGTCTTGGACAGGGAGGCGGTCTTGGACAGGGAGGCGGTCTTGGACAGGGAGGCGGTCTTGGACAGGGAGGCGGTCTTGGACAGGGAGGCGGTCTGGGAAGCGGTCTTGGACAGGGAGGCGGTCTGGGAAGCGGTCTTGGACAGGGAGGCGGTCTTGGCCAGGGAGGCGGTCTGGGAAGCGGTCTTGGACAAGGAGGCGGTCTTGGACAGGGAGGCGGTCTTGGACAGGGAGGCGGTCTTGGACAGGGAGGCGGTCTTGGACAGGCAGGCGGCCTGGGAAGCGGACTTGGACAGGGAGGCGGTCTGGGAAGCGGTCTTGGACAGGGAGGCGGTCTTGGACAGGGAGGCGGTCTGGGAAGCGGTCTTGGACAGGGAGGCGGTCTTGGACAGGGAGGCGGTCTGGGAGGCGGTCTTGGACAGGGAGGCGGTCTTGGACAGGGAGGCGGTCTTGGACAGGGAGGCGGTCTGGGAAGCGGTCTTGGACAGGGAGGCGGTCTTGGACAGGGAGGCGGTCTGGGAAGCGGTCTTGGACAGGGAGGCGGTCTTGGACAGGGAGGCGGTCTTGGACAGGGAGGCGGACTTGGACAGGGAGGCGGTCTGGGAAGCGGACTTGGACAGGGAGGCGGTCTTGGACAGGGAGGCGGTCTTGGCCAGGGAGGCGGTCTGGGAAGCGGACTTGGCCAGGGAGGCGGTCTGGGAAGCGGACTTGGCCAGGGAGGCGGTCTGGGAAGCGGACTTGGCCAGGGAGGCGGTCTGGGAAGCGGACTTGGACAGGGAGGCGGTCTGGGAAGCGGACTTGGACAGGGAGGCGGTCTGGGAAGCAGTCTTGGACAGGGAGGCGGTCTTGGCCAGGGAGGCGGTATGGGAAGCGGACTTGGCCAGGGAGGCGGTCTGGGAAGCGGTCTTGGACAGGGAGGCGGTCTTGGACAGGGAGGCGGACTGGGAAGCGGACTTGGCCAGGGAGGCGGTCTTGGACAGGGAGGTGGTCTGGGAAGCGGTCTTGGCCAGGGAGGCGGTCTTGGCCAGGGAGGCGGTATGGGAAGTGGTCTTGGCCAGGGAGGCGGTCTTGGACAGGGAGGCGGACTTGGCCAGGGAGGCGGTCTGGGAAGCGGACTTGGCCAGGGAGGCGGTCTGGGAAGCGGTCTTGGACAGGGAGGCGGTCTTGGCCAGGGAGGCGGTCTGGGAAGCGGTCTTGGACAGGGAGGCGGTCTTGGACAGGGAGGCGGTCTTGGACAGGGAGGCGGTCTTGGACAGGGAGGCGGTCTTGGACAGGGAGGCGGTCTTGGACAGGGAGGCGGTCTTGGACAGGGAGGCGGTCTGGGAAGCGGACTTGGACAGGGAGGCGGTCTGGGAAGCGGACTTGGACAGGGAGGCGGTCTTGGACAGGGAGGCGGTCTTGGCCAGGGAGGCGGTCTGGGAAGCGGACTTGGCCAGGGAGGCGGTCTGGGAAGCGGACTTGGCCAGGGAGGCGGTCTGGGAAGCGGACTTGGCCAGGGAGGCGGTCTGGGAAGCGGACTTGGACAGGGAGGCGGTCTGGGAAGCGGACTTGGACAGGGAGGCGGTCTGGGAAGCAGTCTTGGACAGGGAGGCGGTCTTGGCCAGGGAGGCGGTATGGGAAGCGGACTTGGCCAGGGAGGCGGTCTGGGAAGCGGTCTTGGACAGGGAGGCGGTCTTGGACAGGGAGGCGGACTGGGAAGCGGACTTGGCCAGGGAGGCGGTCTTGGACAGGGAGGTGGTCTGGGAGGCGGTCTTGGCCAGGGAGGCGGTCTTGGCCAGGGAGGCGGTCTTGGCCAGGGAGGCGGTCTTGGCCAGGGAGGCGGTCTGGGAGGCGGTCTTGGCCAGGGAGGCGGTCTGGGAAGCGGTCTTGGCCAGGGAGGTGGTCTTGGCCAGGGAGGCGGTCTTGGCCAGGGAGGTGGTATGGGAAGCGGTCTTGCCCAGGGAGGAGATATGGGAAGCGGTCTTGGCCAGGGAGGCGGTCTTGGCCAGGGAGGCGGTCTTGGCCAGGGAGGCGGTCTTGGCCAGGGAGGCGGTCTTGGCCAGGGAGGAGGTATGGGAAGCGGTCTTGGCCAGGGAGGCGGTCTTGGCCAGGGAGGCGGTCTTGGCCAGGGAGGCGGTATGGGAAGCGGACTTGGCCAGGGAGGCGGTCTTGGCCAGGGAGGCGGTATGGGAAGCGGACTTGGCCAGGGAGGCGGTCTTGGACAGGGAGGCGGTATGGGAAGCGGTCTTGGCCAGGGAGGCGGTCTTGGACAGGGAGGCGGTCTTGGCCAGGGAGGCGGTATGGGAAGTGGTCTTGGCCAGGGAGGCGGTCTTGGACAGGGAGGCGGACTTGGCCAGGGAGGCGGTCTGGGAAGCGGACTTGGCCAGGGAGGCGGTCTGGGAAGCGGTCTTGGCCAGGGAGGTGGTATGGGAAGCGGACTTGGTCTGGGCGGCGGTCTTGGTTTTGGCCAGGGAGGCGGTCTGGGCCAGGGAGGCGGTCTGGGCCAGGGAGGCGGTCTGGGAAGCGGTCTTGGCCAGGGAGGCGGTCTGGGAAGCGGACTTGGTCTGGGCGGCGGTCTTGGTtttggtcagggaagtggtcttGGAAAGGGAGGCGGTATGGGAAGCGGTCTTGGCCAGGGAGGCAGTCTTGGTTTTGGTCAGGGAAGTGGTtttggacagggaagcggccagggaaggGTTGTTGGTCAGGGAAGcagccagggccagggaagcggtatGGAAAGTGGCATGGTTAGCGTTGTGGGCCAGGGAAGTGGCAAGGACCAGAGAACTGGCCAGGGCCAGGCAAGCATTGTTGGCCAGGGAAATGCTTCGGGACGCAGCCAGGCCCAAGGAAGCAAaatgggaagcggccagggacaaggaAGCGGTATGGGAAGTGGCCAGGGCCGGGCAAGCGTTTTTGGCCAGGGAAATATTGTGGGAAGCAGtcttggccagggaagtggtatgGGAAGTGGTGTTGGCCAGGGAAGCATTatgggaagtggccagggaagcggacagggccaggCAAGCATTGCTGGCCAGGGAAATACTGTGGAAAGCAGTCTTGGCCAAGGAAGCAGCATGGGCCAGGCAAGCAGTCTTGGCCAAGGAAGTAACCAGGTCCTGGCAAGTGTtgttggccagggaagcggccggGGCCAAGGCCAGGGAAATACTGTGGCaagcggccagggaagcggagtg GGAGGCGGTATGGGAGGCGGTCTTGGTtttggtcagggaagtggtcttGGAAAGGGAG GCGGTCCAGGCCAGGGAGGCGGTATAGGAAGCGGTCTTGGCCAGGGAGGTGGTATGGGAAGCGGTcttggccagggaagcggacttGGACTGGGGAGTGGAATCGGAAGCGGTCTTGGCCAGGGAGGTACTATGGGAAGCAGACTTGGCctgggaagcggccagggcctgGGAAGTGGTCTTGGCCAGGGAAGTGTCATGGGAAGCGGTCCTGGCCTTGGTAAGGGAAGGGTTattggccagggaagcggccaggggaGCGGCAtgggccagggaagcggtatGGGAAGTGGCATGGTTAGTGTTGTGGGCCAGGGAAGCGGCAAGGACCAGAGAAGTGGCCAGGGCCAGGCAAGCATTGTTGGCCAGGGAAATGCTTCGGGACGCAGCCAGGGCCAAGGAAGCAAaatgggaagcggccagggacagggaagcggtatGGGAAGTGGCCAGGGCCAGGCAAGCATTTTTGGCCAGGGAAATATTGTGGGAAGCAGtcttggccagggaagtggtatgGGAAGTGGTGTTGGCCAGGGAAGCAGTatgggaagtggccagggaagcggacagggccagCCAAGCATTGCTGGCCAGGGAAATACTGTGGAAAGCAGTCTTGGCCAAGGAAGTAACCAGGTCCTGGCAAGGGTtgttggccagggaagcggccagggccagggaagcagAGTGGCAAGCGGCCAGGTCCAGGGCCAGGGAAATACTGTggcaagcggccagggccaggcagGCATTGCTGGCCAGGGAAATACTGTGGCAAGCGGCCAGTTCCAGGCAAGCGTTAttggccagggaagcggtgtgggaagcggccagggccagggaagcggagtggAAAGcagccagggccagggaagtggtatgGGAAGCGGTGTTGGCCAGGGAAATATTGTGGGAAGCGGCCAGGCAGGCATTGCCAGCCAGGGAAATACTGTGGCAAGCGGCCAGGGCCAAGCAGGCATTGCTGGCCAGGGAAGTACTGTggcaagcggccagggccaggcagGCATTGCTGGCCAGGGAAATTATATAGAAAGCCGCCAGTTCCAGGCAAACATTattggccagggaagtggactGGGAAGCGGCCAAGGAAGTGGActgggaagcggccagggccagggaagcattGCTGGCCAGGGAAATACTATTGCAAGCGGCCAGGCAAGCTTTGCTGGCCAGGGAAATACTATGGTgagcggccagggccaggcagGCATTGTTGGCCAGGGAAATACTATGGGAAGTGGCCAGGGCCTGGGAAGCATTGCTGGCCAGGGTAATACTATGGCAAGCGGCCAGGGCCTGGGAAGCATTGCTGGCCAGGGACATACTATGGCAAGCGGCCAGGGGCTGGGAAGCATTGCTGGCCAGGGAAATGATATAGAAAGCGGCCAGTTCCAGGCAAGCTTTattggccagggaagcggcgtgGTAAGAGGagtgggaagcggccagggccagggaagcggagtggggagcggccagggccagggccagggccagggaagcattGCTGGCCAGGGAAATACTATGGCGAGCGGCCAGGCAGGCATTGCTGGCCAGGGAAATACTATGGCAATCGGCCAGGCAGGCATTGCTGGCCAGGGAAATACTATGGCgagcggccagggccaggcagGCATTGCTGGCCAGGGAAATACTATGGCAATCGGCCAGCCAGGCATTGCTGGCCAGGGAAATACTATGGCAATCGGCCAGGCAGGCATTGTTGGCCAGGAAAGTACtatgggaagcggccagggccagggaagcattGCTGGCCAGGGAAATACTATGGCAAGCAGCCAGGGCCAGGCAGGCATTGCTAGCCAGGGAAATACTATggcaagcggccagggccaggcaaGTGTTATTGGCCAGGGAAATATTGTGGGAAGCGGCCAAGGCCAGGCAAGCattgctggccagggaagcggtgtgggaagcggccagggccagggaagaattgctggccagggaagcggagtgggaagcggccagggccagggaagcggagtgggaagcggccagggtcagggaagtggagtgggaagcggccagggccatgGAAATGGAttgggaagcggccagggcctgGGAAGCATTGCTGGTCAGGGAAATTATATAGAAAGCAGCCAGTTCCAGGCAAGCATtattggccagggaagtggtgtGGGAAGCGGCCACGGCCAggcaagcggccagggccagggaagcggagtggCAAGCGGCCACGGCCAggcaagcggccagggccagggaagcggagtggCAAGCGGCCATGGCCAggcaagcggccagggccagggccagggaagcggagtggCAAGCGGCCATGGCCAggcaagcggccagggccagggaagcggagtggCAAGCGGCCACGGCCAGGGAAGCATTGCTGGCCAGGGAAATTATATAGAAAGCAGCCAGTTCCAGGCAAGCATtattggccagggaagtggtgtGGGAAGCGGCCACGGCCAggcaagcggccagggccagggaagcggagtggCAAGCGGCCATGGCCAggcaagcggccagggccagggccagggaagcggagtggCAAGCGGCCATGGCCAggcaagcggccagggccagggaagcggagtggCAAGCGGCCACGGCCAGGGAAGCATTGCTGGCCAGGGAAATACTATGGCgagcggccagggccaggcag CCAGGGCCAGGCAGGCATTGCTGGCCAGGGAAATACTATggcaagcggccagggccaggtaG